A portion of the Oxynema aestuarii AP17 genome contains these proteins:
- a CDS encoding TerD family protein produces the protein MVNCCFFHSFNTKDFDLDASVICLDRNNKITNCTNLVYFGNLSHRLGAIQHLDDNLTGEGEGEDEQILVDLPRIPVEINKLVFTVNIYQCLKRQQDFGQVKNAFIRLVDMSNGKELARYNLSGCEYQGMTDTIVAEIYRHNNEWKMAAIGNGVKMNSLGDLVQSYYLA, from the coding sequence ATCGTCAATTGTTGCTTTTTCCATAGCTTCAATACCAAAGACTTTGATTTAGATGCTTCTGTGATTTGTCTCGATCGCAACAACAAAATCACCAACTGCACCAATCTTGTATATTTTGGCAATCTTAGCCATCGTTTGGGTGCAATTCAGCATTTAGACGACAATCTCACCGGAGAAGGAGAGGGAGAGGACGAACAAATTCTGGTGGATTTACCCCGAATTCCTGTTGAGATTAACAAACTGGTGTTTACCGTTAATATCTACCAGTGTTTAAAGCGTCAACAAGATTTCGGACAAGTGAAGAATGCCTTCATTCGCTTAGTGGATATGTCCAACGGTAAAGAATTGGCGCGATATAATCTCTCGGGTTGTGAATACCAAGGAATGACAGATACGATTGTCGCTGAAATTTATCGACATAATAACGAGTGGAAAATGGCAGCGATCGGGAACGGCGTTAAGATGAACAGTTTAGGGGATTTAGTTCAATCCTACTACTTAGCCTAA